The following coding sequences lie in one Polluticoccus soli genomic window:
- a CDS encoding efflux RND transporter periplasmic adaptor subunit, with amino-acid sequence MKRFVYLIAATTILASCGEKTVNKTEELTKLKRERADLDKKISALEGEVAKTTPTKGTPVSTMTVTRGQFDAYVDVQGQVTGDQNILATSQAPGIVKSITVRPGQQVGKGQTLAILDASVVEQQIQALEPQISLTKALYEKQQKLWAQNIGTEVQLLSAKASYEGVVKQKSALQAQRAMYTIKSPISGTVDAVDIKPGDAVNPGMNGIKVVNMAALKATASLGENYLGKVKQGDPVKLVFVETGDTINSKLSYVARAIDPISRAFKVEVNLGSNAALHPNMSCRMQIANYRNKTAIAVPVRVIQKTSEGDLVYIVDGNKAKVVRVVTGRTSDGMIEIVSGLKDGDVVITEGFENLDNGEAVALQ; translated from the coding sequence CGCGCTGATCTTGACAAGAAAATATCTGCACTGGAAGGTGAAGTTGCTAAAACAACACCAACAAAAGGCACTCCTGTTTCGACTATGACTGTAACACGCGGCCAGTTCGACGCTTATGTTGATGTACAAGGACAAGTGACCGGTGACCAGAACATCTTGGCCACCTCACAAGCTCCCGGTATCGTAAAAAGTATTACAGTTCGCCCTGGTCAGCAAGTAGGTAAGGGCCAGACCCTGGCTATACTTGACGCCTCGGTAGTAGAACAACAGATACAAGCACTTGAACCGCAAATAAGCCTGACGAAGGCTTTATATGAAAAACAGCAAAAGCTATGGGCGCAGAATATTGGTACGGAAGTGCAGCTGCTTTCTGCCAAAGCATCGTACGAAGGTGTTGTAAAACAAAAATCTGCTCTGCAAGCGCAACGTGCTATGTATACTATTAAGTCACCGATAAGCGGTACAGTGGATGCGGTGGATATCAAACCGGGCGACGCTGTTAATCCTGGTATGAACGGTATCAAGGTGGTAAACATGGCTGCATTGAAAGCAACGGCATCGTTGGGTGAGAATTACCTCGGTAAAGTAAAACAAGGCGATCCTGTGAAGCTCGTGTTCGTTGAAACGGGCGATACTATTAACTCGAAGCTGAGCTATGTAGCTAGGGCGATCGATCCGATCTCACGCGCTTTCAAAGTTGAAGTAAACCTGGGTAGTAATGCTGCACTGCATCCAAACATGAGCTGCCGTATGCAGATAGCTAACTACAGGAACAAGACGGCTATCGCTGTGCCGGTACGTGTTATTCAAAAGACGTCGGAAGGCGACCTGGTGTACATAGTAGATGGCAACAAAGCCAAGGTTGTTCGCGTAGTTACTGGTCGTACTTCTGATGGCATGATTGAAATAGTAAGCGGTCTGAAAGACGGCGATGTGGTTATCACTGAAGGTTTTGAGAACCTCGACAATGGCGAAGCGGTAGCACTGCAATAA
- a CDS encoding efflux RND transporter permease subunit: MKDVFKEFKPSSWAIDNRTAIYILTIIITLAGLMTYLNLPKEQFPEIKMPQIIVQTFNPGTSPENMENLVTKPIEKEVKNLTGVKKVTSNSFQDFSVVIVEFNTDVEVDKAKRDVKDAVDKARPELPQNLPNEPEVKDIDLSEMPILYVNISGNYDLNRLKKYADDVQDEIEELKEVKRVDMVGALEREIQINVDMYKMTASGFTFGDIKNAVAYENISSTPGQVSMNNQKRILSIRNEFKSADQIGNLIVKNQHGKALYIRDLAEVTDNFEEQESYARLDGKNVITLNVIKAKGENLIEASDKIMALMEKMQKEQLPKDLSIVITGDQSDQTRTTVHDLINTIIIGFILVTVILMFFMGVTNALFVAMSVPLSCAIAFLVMPGLGFTLNMIVLFSFLLALGIVVDDAIVVIENTHRIYDNGKVPIKKAAKAATGEVFLPVLSGTVTTLVPFIPLAFWTGVIGEFMFFLPVTLIITLLASLLVAYIINPVFAVDFMKPHDHGAVAKKVRWTKRDKVTMIIFLALAAICYIAQAWGMGNFILFIYGFVLLEKYVFRKWIHSFQNKTWPAFQDWYTKWLKRALARPWATIGIMVGVFVFAGGLMKVRSPNVVFFPEAEPNFVYVYLNMPVGTDQAYTNTVLAKLEGRVNGALGIDYKTGKKNPIVKSVISNVTVGAVDPTSGEVGNFPNKGRITVAFVKFSERNGESTTKYLEKVRAAVKGVPGAEVTVDKEQGGPPLPKPIVVEITGDNLDSLIVTSDRVKKYLESKRIAGVEELRSDFQANKPEIVFDLDRERMNNEGISTGQVVMNLRTAVFGEEISRFRDANDDYPITLRLQKDQRENIEAVRNMPLVFRDMGMGGIVREVPVSAFANIYYDNTYGGIKRQDLKRIITLSSNVLTGYNPNEVVAAIQEELNNYNTPAGINIRMGGQQEEQAETGAFLGNAMMISIGLIFLILIMQFNSFSRTVIIMSEIIFSIFGVFLGVGIFKNDFSIVMSGIGIVALAGIVVRNGILLVEFMDLMLAQGMKPYDAIVEAGRTRMTPVLLTATAAILGLIPLGVGLNMDFASLFSEFNPHLYFGGDSVAFWGPLAWTMIYGLSFATFLTLIIVPVMCLLAFRAKDWVRNKRQQMAASMADDSTHTTTTHTTTKVYTEQE, encoded by the coding sequence ATGAAAGACGTATTCAAAGAGTTTAAACCATCCAGCTGGGCGATAGACAATCGCACGGCGATATATATACTCACCATCATCATTACCCTGGCGGGTTTGATGACCTATCTCAACCTGCCTAAAGAGCAGTTCCCGGAGATCAAGATGCCGCAGATCATTGTGCAGACATTCAATCCCGGTACTTCTCCTGAGAACATGGAGAACCTGGTGACCAAACCCATTGAAAAAGAGGTAAAGAACCTCACTGGTGTAAAAAAGGTTACCAGCAACTCATTCCAGGATTTCTCGGTTGTGATAGTTGAGTTTAACACTGATGTAGAGGTAGACAAGGCAAAGCGTGATGTGAAAGACGCGGTTGATAAAGCCCGCCCGGAACTACCACAGAATCTGCCTAACGAACCTGAAGTAAAGGATATCGACCTGTCTGAGATGCCTATATTGTACGTGAACATCTCGGGTAATTATGACCTGAACAGGCTGAAGAAATATGCAGATGATGTGCAGGATGAAATTGAAGAGCTGAAGGAAGTGAAACGTGTAGATATGGTAGGCGCGCTTGAGCGTGAGATCCAGATCAACGTGGATATGTATAAGATGACTGCGTCTGGTTTCACCTTTGGTGACATCAAAAATGCGGTTGCTTACGAGAACATATCTTCTACTCCGGGGCAGGTGTCAATGAACAACCAGAAGCGCATCCTTAGTATTCGCAACGAGTTCAAATCGGCTGACCAGATAGGCAACCTGATCGTAAAGAACCAACATGGTAAGGCCCTGTATATCCGCGACCTCGCAGAAGTGACTGATAACTTCGAAGAGCAGGAGAGTTATGCGCGCCTTGATGGTAAGAACGTTATTACGTTGAACGTGATCAAAGCCAAAGGAGAGAACCTGATCGAGGCATCGGATAAGATCATGGCGTTGATGGAGAAAATGCAGAAAGAACAACTGCCAAAGGATCTGAGCATTGTAATAACCGGTGACCAAAGTGATCAGACACGTACCACGGTGCATGACTTGATCAATACTATCATCATCGGGTTCATCCTGGTAACAGTGATCCTGATGTTCTTCATGGGTGTGACCAATGCCCTGTTTGTGGCCATGTCAGTACCTCTGTCATGTGCTATAGCCTTCCTGGTGATGCCGGGCTTAGGTTTTACACTCAACATGATCGTACTGTTCTCCTTCCTGCTGGCGTTGGGTATCGTGGTGGATGATGCCATTGTGGTGATAGAGAATACGCACCGTATATACGATAATGGTAAAGTACCGATCAAGAAAGCTGCTAAGGCAGCTACCGGTGAGGTGTTCCTGCCAGTGTTGTCTGGTACTGTAACTACGCTGGTGCCTTTCATCCCTCTGGCATTTTGGACAGGTGTTATCGGTGAGTTCATGTTCTTCCTGCCGGTTACGCTGATCATCACGCTGCTGGCATCGCTGCTCGTGGCTTATATCATCAACCCTGTGTTTGCGGTAGACTTTATGAAACCGCACGATCATGGAGCTGTGGCCAAGAAAGTAAGATGGACAAAACGCGATAAGGTAACCATGATCATCTTCCTGGCGCTGGCAGCTATTTGCTACATAGCGCAGGCTTGGGGTATGGGTAACTTCATCCTGTTTATTTATGGTTTCGTGTTACTGGAGAAATACGTATTCCGCAAATGGATACACAGTTTCCAGAACAAAACATGGCCTGCTTTCCAGGATTGGTATACTAAATGGCTGAAGCGCGCACTGGCAAGGCCTTGGGCTACGATAGGAATTATGGTTGGGGTTTTTGTGTTTGCGGGTGGACTAATGAAAGTACGCAGCCCGAACGTAGTGTTTTTCCCTGAAGCTGAACCAAACTTTGTATACGTATACCTGAACATGCCGGTTGGTACTGACCAGGCTTATACCAATACAGTGCTTGCAAAGCTGGAGGGCCGTGTGAATGGTGCATTGGGTATAGACTATAAAACGGGTAAGAAAAATCCAATCGTAAAATCGGTGATCTCGAATGTAACAGTGGGTGCGGTTGATCCGACAAGTGGTGAAGTTGGTAACTTCCCGAACAAGGGGCGTATCACTGTAGCCTTTGTAAAATTCTCAGAGCGTAATGGTGAATCAACTACCAAATATCTCGAGAAAGTACGGGCTGCTGTGAAAGGCGTGCCCGGTGCTGAAGTGACCGTTGATAAAGAACAAGGCGGTCCACCATTGCCTAAGCCGATCGTTGTAGAGATAACAGGCGACAACCTTGACTCGCTGATCGTTACCTCTGACCGTGTGAAAAAATACCTTGAGAGCAAACGCATAGCTGGTGTGGAAGAATTGCGTAGTGACTTCCAGGCAAACAAGCCAGAGATCGTGTTTGACCTTGATCGTGAGCGTATGAACAATGAAGGTATCTCCACAGGCCAAGTGGTAATGAACTTACGTACTGCAGTATTTGGTGAAGAAATATCACGCTTCCGCGATGCGAATGATGATTACCCCATCACGCTGCGCCTGCAGAAAGACCAGCGGGAGAATATTGAAGCGGTGCGTAACATGCCGCTGGTGTTCCGCGACATGGGTATGGGTGGTATAGTGCGCGAAGTGCCTGTGAGTGCGTTTGCAAATATCTATTACGATAACACTTATGGTGGTATCAAACGCCAGGATCTGAAACGTATCATCACCTTGTCATCAAACGTGTTGACTGGTTACAACCCGAACGAAGTAGTGGCAGCCATACAAGAAGAACTGAATAACTACAATACACCTGCAGGCATCAACATCCGTATGGGTGGCCAGCAGGAAGAGCAGGCTGAGACAGGTGCCTTCCTGGGTAATGCGATGATGATCTCTATCGGATTGATATTCCTGATACTGATCATGCAGTTCAACTCTTTCAGCCGCACAGTGATCATCATGTCTGAGATCATCTTCTCGATCTTCGGTGTGTTCCTGGGTGTGGGTATCTTCAAAAACGATTTCTCTATCGTGATGAGTGGTATTGGTATCGTAGCGCTGGCGGGTATCGTGGTACGAAATGGTATCCTGTTGGTAGAGTTCATGGATCTGATGCTGGCGCAAGGCATGAAACCTTACGATGCGATAGTAGAAGCAGGCCGTACGCGTATGACGCCGGTATTGCTTACGGCGACGGCCGCGATCCTCGGTTTGATACCATTGGGCGTTGGTCTGAATATGGACTTCGCATCGCTGTTCAGTGAGTTCAATCCGCACCTGTACTTTGGTGGTGATAGCGTTGCCTTCTGGGGGCCGCTGGCATGGACCATGATCTACGGTCTGAGCTTTGCGACATTCCTCACGCTGATCATTGTACCGGTAATGTGTTTGCTGGCATTCAGGGCCAAAGACTGGGTGCGCAACAAACGTCAGCAGATGGCTGCGAGCATGGCCGATGATTCAACGCACACCACAACAACACATACTACAACGAAGGTTTATACAGAACAAGAATAG
- the kbl gene encoding glycine C-acetyltransferase produces the protein MSSPSFYSRLQQELQDIKDAGLYKQERIIESVQGAEIVVNGKKVLNFCANNYLGLSSHPKVIEAAHKTIDQRGYGMSSVRFICGTQDIHKELEAKLAKFLGTEDTILYVACFDANGGVFEPLLGENDAIISDELNHASIIDGVRLTKTRRARYKHNDMADLEAQLQANMDARTRIIVTDSVFSMDGTIAQLDKICDLADKYDALVMIDESHSSGFMGKTGRGVHELCGVMDRIDIITGTLGKALGGASGGFTSGRKEIIEMLRQRSRPYLFSNTLAPAVVGASIAVLDMLSETTALRDKLEENTTYFRSKMTEAGFDIKPGTHAIAPIMLYDAPLAQQFAAKLLDEGIYVIGFFYPVVAKGQARIRVQISAAHEREHLDKAIAAFTKIGKELGVLKAQVA, from the coding sequence ATGTCTAGTCCATCATTTTACAGCCGCCTGCAGCAGGAACTGCAGGACATAAAAGACGCAGGATTATATAAGCAGGAACGTATCATTGAATCGGTGCAAGGCGCTGAGATCGTGGTAAATGGTAAAAAAGTGCTGAACTTTTGCGCCAACAACTACCTCGGCCTTTCTTCTCACCCTAAAGTGATCGAAGCTGCACACAAAACAATTGATCAGCGTGGCTACGGCATGAGCTCGGTACGCTTTATCTGCGGTACGCAAGATATACACAAGGAGCTGGAGGCTAAACTGGCTAAATTCCTGGGCACTGAGGACACTATTTTATATGTTGCCTGCTTCGATGCCAATGGTGGTGTATTCGAGCCGCTGTTGGGCGAAAATGACGCCATTATATCAGATGAGCTGAACCACGCTTCTATCATCGACGGTGTACGCCTGACAAAAACACGCCGTGCCCGCTACAAGCACAACGACATGGCCGACCTGGAAGCACAGCTTCAGGCAAATATGGATGCCCGTACGCGTATCATCGTTACCGACTCTGTATTCTCTATGGACGGTACCATTGCCCAGCTGGATAAGATCTGCGACCTCGCCGATAAATACGATGCGCTGGTAATGATCGACGAAAGCCACTCCTCGGGCTTTATGGGCAAAACAGGCCGTGGCGTACACGAGCTGTGTGGTGTTATGGACCGTATCGACATTATCACCGGTACACTGGGCAAAGCCCTTGGTGGTGCATCAGGCGGTTTCACCAGCGGACGCAAAGAGATCATCGAGATGCTGCGCCAGCGCAGCCGTCCTTACCTGTTCTCTAATACACTGGCTCCTGCCGTAGTAGGCGCTTCTATCGCAGTGCTGGATATGCTGAGCGAAACAACTGCCCTGCGCGATAAACTGGAAGAAAATACTACTTACTTCCGCAGCAAAATGACGGAAGCTGGTTTCGATATTAAACCGGGCACACACGCTATTGCTCCTATCATGCTATACGATGCACCATTGGCGCAACAGTTTGCCGCCAAGCTGTTGGACGAAGGCATCTACGTGATCGGCTTCTTCTATCCGGTAGTAGCAAAAGGACAGGCGCGTATCCGTGTACAAATATCTGCTGCACACGAGCGCGAACATCTTGATAAAGCCATTGCAGCCTTTACCAAAATAGGTAAAGAGCTAGGTGTGCTGAAAGCGCAGGTTGCTTAA
- a CDS encoding carboxypeptidase-like regulatory domain-containing protein, whose protein sequence is MRQWLTILLIIAGFAVNAQTMSGVIADAQTGIPLYGVTIVNTATQVSTYSDENGGFTIPAKTGEEVAFSFLGYKDGRRNMPPTAGTVKVRVELEPSSIQLNEVVIRPDYTPYQVDSVRRHSTYQRALAREKSNFMSPVSMLAEKVNGRSKQLYHFQKNFNKWENERYVDSRYTPELVTKLTGLTGDSVGEFMTAHPMPYDYARAASDMELMMWIRYNYRQWSGKAGPELTKPEQHLTNR, encoded by the coding sequence ATGAGACAATGGTTAACCATATTACTGATAATAGCCGGGTTTGCGGTAAACGCGCAAACGATGAGCGGTGTGATCGCTGACGCCCAGACCGGTATTCCTTTATATGGTGTCACCATTGTCAATACTGCTACCCAGGTATCAACCTACAGTGATGAGAATGGCGGGTTTACCATCCCCGCTAAAACGGGGGAGGAAGTAGCTTTTTCTTTCCTTGGATATAAAGACGGCAGGCGCAACATGCCGCCAACTGCAGGCACCGTAAAGGTCCGTGTTGAGCTTGAACCTTCGAGCATCCAGCTAAACGAAGTAGTGATACGCCCGGATTACACTCCTTACCAGGTAGATTCCGTGCGCAGGCACTCGACTTACCAGCGTGCACTGGCCAGGGAAAAATCAAACTTCATGAGCCCGGTGTCGATGCTGGCCGAGAAAGTAAATGGTCGTAGCAAACAGCTGTATCATTTCCAGAAGAATTTTAATAAATGGGAGAATGAACGATATGTCGATTCACGGTACACGCCTGAACTGGTGACAAAACTCACAGGTCTTACGGGCGATAGTGTTGGTGAATTTATGACTGCTCATCCCATGCCATATGACTATGCGCGTGCTGCATCTGATATGGAATTGATGATGTGGATACGGTACAACTACAGGCAATGGTCTGGTAAGGCCGGACCAGAATTAACAAAGCCGGAACAACACCTGACAAACAGATAG
- a CDS encoding DUF6766 family protein, with product MKWLKNNSLSITLLVLFLFSIVGQIVTGHEEHNQEMQQEGGVAISMSDYLTSGHFFQSTFENWESEFLQMALFVVLTMFLYQKGSSESKDPEKQEEVDREPDANKKDAPWPVRKGGLILAIYKHSLCYTLFLLFILSFVLHWYGSLKDYNEEEALKGLPQETAMQYLHNSRLWFESFQNWQSEFLSVFAIVVLSIFLRQKGSPQSKPVDAPNFETGE from the coding sequence ATGAAATGGCTCAAAAACAACAGCCTGTCTATTACACTTTTAGTTTTGTTTTTGTTTAGCATCGTCGGGCAAATAGTAACCGGCCATGAAGAGCATAACCAGGAAATGCAGCAGGAAGGTGGAGTAGCTATCTCTATGAGCGATTACCTTACTTCAGGGCATTTTTTCCAGTCTACTTTCGAAAATTGGGAGAGCGAGTTTTTGCAGATGGCGCTGTTCGTCGTGCTAACAATGTTCCTATACCAAAAAGGCAGCAGCGAATCTAAAGACCCGGAAAAACAAGAAGAGGTAGACCGCGAACCGGATGCCAACAAAAAGGATGCTCCATGGCCAGTTAGAAAAGGAGGCTTGATCCTGGCTATCTATAAACATTCATTGTGTTATACGCTCTTCCTATTATTTATATTATCGTTCGTACTACACTGGTACGGCAGCCTGAAAGATTATAATGAGGAAGAAGCCTTAAAAGGATTGCCGCAGGAAACGGCCATGCAATATTTGCACAACAGCCGCCTTTGGTTCGAATCGTTCCAAAACTGGCAAAGTGAATTTCTTTCGGTGTTCGCTATTGTCGTCTTGTCTATCTTTTTGCGGCAGAAAGGCTCCCCACAATCCAAACCGGTCGATGCCCCGAATTTCGAGACCGGCGAATAG
- a CDS encoding transferase hexapeptide repeat family protein: MIYSFKGFTPVVHPSSFVHPQAAVTGNVIIGKDVYIGPGAALRGDWGGIIIEDGCNVQENCTIHMFPGVTVTLKEGAHIGHGAIIHGATIGRNVLVGMNAVIMDQVEIGDECIIGALSFVPANSKIPRRSLVVGNPGKVIKEVSDDMIDWKTKGTRLYQTLPADCHSSLVATEALTEIPADRPAQEALYDTWNKIKNS, translated from the coding sequence ATGATCTACAGCTTTAAAGGTTTTACCCCTGTGGTGCACCCAAGTTCTTTTGTACATCCACAGGCTGCCGTTACGGGCAATGTAATAATAGGTAAGGATGTATATATAGGTCCGGGTGCTGCCCTGCGTGGCGACTGGGGAGGTATTATAATTGAAGACGGATGTAATGTGCAGGAAAATTGTACGATACATATGTTTCCCGGTGTCACGGTTACCTTGAAGGAAGGCGCCCACATAGGCCACGGAGCCATCATACACGGTGCAACCATCGGCCGTAATGTGCTGGTGGGCATGAATGCCGTTATTATGGATCAGGTTGAGATAGGTGACGAATGTATCATAGGCGCATTGAGCTTTGTGCCGGCCAATAGCAAGATACCCCGCCGGTCGCTGGTGGTAGGCAACCCCGGTAAGGTCATTAAAGAAGTAAGCGATGACATGATCGACTGGAAAACCAAGGGTACACGGTTGTACCAGACGCTTCCCGCCGATTGTCATTCTAGCCTGGTAGCTACCGAGGCCCTTACCGAAATACCAGCCGACCGACCTGCCCAGGAAGCGCTATACGATACCTGGAACAAGATCAAGAACAGCTGA
- a CDS encoding ArsR/SmtB family transcription factor — translation METTMSANTLVIRKDEGSNEQIKLDYMAVKSAAMTLRAINHKLRQQIIKLLEENRRMNVTDIYVKLRLEQSVASQHLAILRRANIVITERDGKFIHYALNHSRIASVAKFVNELVNSDEA, via the coding sequence ATGGAAACCACAATGTCAGCAAACACGCTGGTGATTCGCAAAGATGAAGGTTCGAACGAACAGATTAAGCTGGACTACATGGCAGTGAAAAGTGCAGCAATGACACTGAGGGCAATTAACCACAAATTGCGTCAGCAGATCATTAAACTGCTGGAAGAAAATAGGCGCATGAATGTTACTGACATTTATGTTAAGCTGCGTCTGGAACAATCAGTAGCGTCTCAACATCTAGCTATTCTTCGTCGCGCTAATATTGTTATAACTGAGCGTGATGGTAAATTCATTCACTACGCCCTGAATCATTCGCGTATCGCCTCTGTGGCAAAATTTGTAAACGAACTGGTGAATTCTGACGAAGCTTAA
- the tsaB gene encoding tRNA (adenosine(37)-N6)-threonylcarbamoyltransferase complex dimerization subunit type 1 TsaB has protein sequence MDHILLIDTSAETGTVALATGGKVVSQRSSSDSRNFAAIINGLIDQVLAEENIKASDLSAIAVCGGPGSYTGLRIGLSTAKGLCYALDKPLMMHNRLFLLVAQQYYKNLLKYDNYTAILPARDKEFFITTYNNKLQAVQEPTHAFEADIQPILAETAGTIFVTGSQNPYLESLSADGRIHVEPNDILDIHSWAHYAFQQLDCNGFVNLANSEPFYLKDVYTHNSNKTNTLNK, from the coding sequence ATGGATCATATTTTACTTATAGATACTTCGGCTGAAACAGGGACCGTAGCCCTGGCTACCGGTGGCAAGGTAGTTAGCCAGCGTAGCAGCTCCGATTCCCGGAATTTTGCAGCTATTATTAATGGTCTCATCGACCAGGTATTGGCAGAAGAAAACATTAAGGCCTCAGACCTTTCGGCGATAGCAGTCTGTGGCGGTCCCGGCTCGTATACCGGCCTAAGGATTGGCTTATCGACGGCAAAAGGTCTTTGTTACGCGCTGGACAAGCCCCTTATGATGCATAACCGGCTCTTTTTGCTGGTAGCCCAGCAATATTATAAGAATTTGTTAAAATATGACAATTATACAGCAATTCTACCTGCACGCGATAAGGAATTCTTCATAACCACGTATAACAATAAATTGCAAGCTGTACAGGAGCCTACCCATGCTTTTGAAGCTGATATCCAGCCTATTCTGGCTGAAACGGCAGGAACTATTTTCGTTACAGGATCGCAAAATCCTTACCTGGAAAGCCTTTCAGCCGACGGGCGTATCCATGTTGAACCGAATGATATTTTAGATATTCATTCATGGGCTCATTACGCATTTCAGCAACTGGATTGTAATGGTTTTGTCAATTTGGCCAACTCAGAGCCCTTTTACCTTAAAGATGTGTATACTCATAACAGCAACAAAACCAATACATTAAACAAGTAA
- a CDS encoding RidA family protein, with product MEKKIIGTDAAPAPIGPYNQAVQFGNMLFISGQIALDAATGELVQGDIKAETQKVMENLQAILKAAGMDFSNVLKSTIFLMDMGQFAQVNEVYGGYFKEDPPARETVQVAGLPKGVKVEISVIAAK from the coding sequence ATGGAAAAAAAGATAATAGGTACAGACGCTGCTCCTGCACCCATTGGCCCTTACAACCAGGCCGTGCAGTTTGGCAATATGCTCTTTATATCTGGCCAAATAGCGCTGGACGCAGCAACCGGCGAGCTGGTACAGGGAGATATCAAAGCAGAAACCCAAAAAGTAATGGAAAACCTGCAGGCGATCCTTAAAGCCGCCGGAATGGATTTCTCGAACGTGCTCAAATCAACCATTTTCCTGATGGATATGGGCCAGTTCGCACAAGTGAACGAAGTATACGGAGGTTATTTTAAAGAAGATCCCCCCGCTCGTGAGACTGTACAAGTAGCCGGTCTGCCTAAAGGTGTGAAAGTGGAAATCAGTGTGATCGCTGCTAAATAA